The Flavobacterium marginilacus genome window below encodes:
- a CDS encoding Glu/Leu/Phe/Val family dehydrogenase: MNATVTTGKDLQKMDPVFGQLSFNGHEQIVFCNDKDTGLKAIIGIHNSVMGPALGGTRMFNYANEWEALNDVLRLSRGMTYKAAITGLNIGGGKAVIIGDAKTQKTPELMRKFGEFVHSLSGRYITAEDVGMETADMDIVRDVTPYVTGISEERGGSGNPSPVTAFGVYMGMKAAAKQQFDSEKLEGKKILVQGIGHVGETLVEYLTKEGAQVFITDINEEKLYQVAAKYNAQIFTGEDLYTADVDIYAPCAMGATINENTVNKIKAKVIAGAANNQLANENTHGLILQERGILYAPDFLINAGGIINVYAELEHYDKAEIMRKTENIYNTTLEIFDYAVANSITTHQAALTIAQNRIDLRKIENAK, encoded by the coding sequence ATGAATGCTACTGTTACAACTGGTAAAGATCTTCAAAAAATGGATCCTGTTTTTGGACAATTGTCTTTTAACGGTCATGAGCAAATTGTTTTCTGCAATGACAAAGATACAGGATTAAAAGCAATTATAGGTATTCATAATTCGGTTATGGGACCGGCTTTGGGAGGAACACGAATGTTTAATTATGCTAATGAATGGGAAGCTTTGAATGATGTGCTGCGTCTTTCGAGAGGTATGACTTATAAAGCTGCCATTACCGGATTAAATATTGGCGGCGGTAAAGCAGTAATTATTGGTGATGCCAAAACGCAGAAAACACCTGAATTGATGCGTAAATTTGGTGAGTTTGTACACTCGCTGAGCGGAAGATATATTACTGCAGAAGATGTTGGAATGGAAACTGCCGATATGGATATTGTAAGAGATGTGACTCCGTATGTCACCGGTATTTCCGAAGAAAGAGGCGGATCTGGAAATCCATCACCTGTTACCGCTTTTGGGGTGTACATGGGGATGAAAGCAGCCGCAAAACAGCAGTTTGATTCCGAAAAATTAGAAGGGAAAAAAATATTGGTTCAAGGAATTGGACACGTAGGAGAAACTTTGGTTGAATATTTGACAAAAGAAGGAGCGCAGGTTTTTATTACTGATATCAATGAAGAAAAATTATATCAGGTAGCTGCTAAATATAATGCTCAGATATTTACCGGAGAGGATTTGTACACTGCAGATGTTGATATTTATGCGCCTTGTGCAATGGGGGCAACTATCAACGAGAATACCGTAAATAAAATTAAAGCAAAAGTGATTGCCGGTGCGGCTAATAATCAATTGGCAAACGAAAATACTCACGGATTGATTCTGCAGGAAAGAGGTATTCTTTATGCTCCGGATTTCCTGATTAATGCAGGAGGTATTATCAATGTTTATGCTGAATTAGAACATTATGACAAAGCCGAAATTATGCGTAAAACTGAAAATATTTACAATACTACATTGGAAATCTTTGATTATGCCGTTGCAAATAGTATTACAACTCACCAGGCCGCTTTGACTATTGCTCAAAACCGCATTGATTTGAGAAAAATAGAAAACGCAAAATAA